Proteins encoded in a region of the Antedon mediterranea chromosome 2, ecAntMedi1.1, whole genome shotgun sequence genome:
- the LOC140039263 gene encoding uncharacterized protein, whose product MYVRKEIHATTMTAAWIGLREVSVDGPLVWVNGSPLEAVRHNFKFGEPDENKDGMESCISIGNATHGMTMILEDRRCSNLKGYICEVRRACPPGYSQKFDGNCYRFVLDNPKDWYSARMDCKRHNFGDLLIFDQSLEIRFYNAGETLESPRTWPNIFIGLFRGSDGWRWGNGDLFSGHYVSKHRLAQGNNLCAVVDASRIIRSVNCTTPMPYACEIQRNTECFKENDAQDYSGKLTVTEKGRKCNAWNETQYSRRHNYCRYTPGRDKPWCFVNHGSATTWEFCYVGEPQKYCNKVYKSYKSNWLMFSLLQTYLMRLTVGLTPLLIFHPYITNYNILFSHCFVLLFKIFTISGGATVESCRVGQCPSGSICHPVSHECICPHGYEGLHCNRLCSNNRWGYKCSRMCPCGNDGNCDPVTGTARCNVTCIVDQSNTCSQACGMMCLEYLGCQCDVLGECICPAYVMGVGALVLVLFAGLFVCFVLCCLRKKILGESKKTNSFIRHLSLKNYPKDVESIDMWIFPTPSEEDPGIDRESTTRGSKESEDSGVETKDFHETTSLCTQNVESNMTPTNKPIPMKRNSNRLNRMLYAAKRNAIFKQKDVPALGANLQESVEMRGKCNEPPGAEYSSPYELRNKELLLGDSSEYYAFADPEVINNDVNGYVNDSVTKVRRKKCEDYRLAEDLSANKNMLFLSSIPKELIYPNTNETKTQVNAQYSLREWVQQKTPLRSKAKCQSEQRVGPDVKPKPRTKRMIKNFSKSDSELRRMDNHTGGGRKIRFNTTSGHVMEHSEDTSAPLLRSSSDSSHRKNSKNDVRDPTITRSSTDGVVLGSKTSKQIVSSIVDGNARFKKHKTTEPSSVYVNERIGRHRRLSQPKPIDVYEII is encoded by the exons ATGTACGTCAGAAAGGAAATACATGCCACTACAATGACTGCAGCATGGATAG GGTTGAGGGAAGTTTCAGTTGACGGTCCGCTAGTATGGGTAAACGGTAGCCCACTGGAAGCGGTACGACACAACTTTAAATTTGGTGAACCAGACGAGAATAAAGACGGAATGGAAAGTTGCATCAGTATTGGAAATGCAACACATGGCATGACAATGATATTGGAAGATAGACGATGTTCTAACCTTAAAGGATATATATGTGAAGTTCGAA gAGCCTGCCCTCCTGGGTACTCTCAGAAGTTTGACGGAAATTGCTACAGGTTTGTTTTAGATAATCCAAAAGACTGGTATAGCGCCCGCATGGATTGTAAACGGCATAACTTCGGAGATCTTCTAATATTTGACCAATCGTTAGAGATACGTTTTTACAACGCCGGAGAAACATTAGAATCACCACGCACGTGGCCTAATATATTTATTG GCTTGTTTCGTGGAAGTGATGGATGGCGTTGGGGGAATGGTGACTTGTTCAGTGGACATTATGTTTCCAAGCATAGGCTAGCACAGGGCAATAACTTATGTGCAGTAGTTGATGCATCTAGAATTATAAGATCTGTCAACTGTACAACTCCAATGCCGTACGCTTGTGAAATTCAGAGAA aCACAGaatgttttaaagaaaatgaCGCACAAGATTACAGTGGTAAATTAACGGTAACTGAGAAAGGTAGAAAATGTAACGCATGGAACGAAACACAGTACTCGCGACGACATAACTACTGTCGGTATACACCTGGTCGGGATAAACCATGGTGTTTTGTAAATCACGGTTCAGCAACCACGTGGGAATTTTGTTATGTAGGAGAACCACAGAAATACTGCAATAAAG TATACAAATCTTACAAATCTAATTGGCTAATGTTTAGCCTACTACAAACTTACCTAATGCGACTCACAGTAGGTTTAACACCGCTCCTTATATTCCACCCTTATATTACGaattataatatacttttttctcactgttttgtattattatttaaaatatttacaatttcaGGCGGTGCAACTGTAGAATCATGTAGAGTTGGACAATGTCCCTCAGGATCAATATGTCACCCTGTATCACACGAGTGCATATGTCCTCATGGCTACGAAGGCCTACACTGCAATCGACTGTGCTCCAATAACCGATGGGGTTATAAGTGTTCCAGAATGTGTCCGTGTGGAAATGATGGAAACTGCGATCCAGTCACGGGGACTGCGCGTTGTAACGTTACGTGTATCGTAGACCAATCAAATACGTGCTCTCAGGCGTGTGGTATGATGTGTTTGGAGTATCTTGGCTGTCAGTGTGATGTTCTTGGAGAATGCATTTGTCCAG CATACGTGATGGGTGTTGGTGCTTTGGTTCTCGTCTTGTTTGCTGGGTTGTTCGTTTGCTTTGTGCTGTGTTGTCTCCGAAAGAAAATATTAGGAGAATCGAAAAAAACTAACAGTTTTATCAG ACACTTAAGTTTGAAGAACTATCCGAAAGATGTGGAAAGCATTGACATGTGGATCTTTCCCACACCTTCAGAAGAAGACCCTGGCATAGACAGAG AATCGACCACAAGAGGCAGTAAGGAGTCTGAAGATTCTGGTGTTGAAACAAAAGATTTCCATGAAACAACGAGCCTGTGTACGCAAAATGTCGAGTCTAATATGACGCCGACAAACAAACCTATCCCAATGAAACGAAACTCTAACCGTTTGAATAGAATGTTATATGCTGCAAAACGGAATgcgatttttaaacaaaaagatGTCCCGGCTTTAGGTGCTAATTTACAGGAAAGTGTAGAAATGCGTGGAAAATGTAATGAACCCCCAGGGGCGGAGTATAGCAGTCCGTATGAGCTCAGAAATAAAGAATTGTTACTAGGTGACAGTTCTGAATATTATGCTTTTGCTGATCCGGAAGTAATTAATAATGACGTAAATGGTTACGTGAATGATTCTGTTACGAAAGtaagaagaaaaaaatgtgaagATTACAGATTGGCAGAGGATCTTAgtgcaaataaaaatatgttgtttttatCAAGCATACCCAAAGAACTTATTTATCCTAATACTAATGAAACGAAGACTCAGGTTAACGCTCAATATTCTTTACGAGAATGGGTTCAGCAAAAAACGCCATTAAGGTCAAAGGCTAAATGCCAATCAGAACAAAGAGTAGGGCCTGATGTGAAACCCAAACCTAGGACAAAAAGGATGATAAAGAATTTTTCAAAATCAGACTCTGAACTAAGACGCATGGATAACCATACAGGAGGAGGAAGAAAAATTCGTTTTAACACAACATCAGGTCACGTGATGGAACATTCAGAAGACACGTCTGCTCCATTGTTAAGATCGTCCAGTGATAGCTCACATCGTAAGAATAGCAAGAATGACGTCAGAGATCCAACCATAACTCGTTCGTCAACTGATGGAGTTGTTCTTGGGAGtaaaacatcaaaacaaattgtatcGTCTATTGTTGATGGAAACGCAcgttttaaaaaacataaaactacGGAACCGTCATCGGTATACGTAAACGAACGGATCGGAAGGCATCGACGATTGTCGCAACCAAAACCAATTGATGTATATGAAATAATTTAA
- the LOC140039264 gene encoding long-chain specific acyl-CoA dehydrogenase, mitochondrial-like, translating into MLECPKVQQFQKYHGLNIIFYCRNYTSHRPVTSCSPRLTDFDTRAIFNEEHDNFRQKARQFFNSLVANQRRWELQGKIETDVWRQLGNAGLLCVTIPKEYGAIGADFKTSVIVWEEQMYSNGVGTAFPIHSDIVGTYISDLGTKEQKERILPKMVTGEMIGCIAMTEPQAGSDLQGIRTSAVKDGNDWILNGSKVFISNGYLANVSLVVAITDPNAKSLAHGISLFLVERGMEGYTRGQPLQKLGQKAVDTCELFFDDVRLPPSALLGQEHKGFYHLMQQLPRERMLVGCLALAHSEYIFEQTRDFLKLNGSLFESQEIQHKLAEFKTDICVGRSFADQCIQLFEEGRLSSSSASMLKYWCTDLTNKIVNECVQQHGQSGCMADNNVARAFVDSRIQSIYGGSNEIMKELIARDIVSKK; encoded by the exons ATGTTGGAATGCCCAAAAGTTCAGCAGTTTCAAAAG TATCATGGccttaacattatattttattgtagaAACTACACCAGCCACAGACCAGTCACTTCGTGTTCTCCTCGTCTCACAGACTTCGATACTCGAGCGATTTTTAATGAAGAACATGACAACTTCCGTCAAAAAGCTCGGCAGTTTTTTAATAGTCTTGTTGCTAACCAAAGAAG ATGGGAACTACAAGGGAAAATTGAAACGGATGTTTGGAGACAACTTGGTAATGCAGGTCTTCTGTGTGTCACTATTCCAAAGGAATATGGTGCTATCGGTGCTGATTTCAAGACTTCTGTTATTGTCTGGGAAGAACA AATGTATAGCAATGGTGTGGGGACTGCATTCCCCATTCATAGTGATATTGTAGGAACGTATATCTCAGATTTAGGAACCAAAGAACAAAAGGAAAGAATTCTACCAAAAATGGTAACGGGTGAAATGATAGGGTGCATAGCAATGACTGAACCCCAAGCTGGCAG CGATCTACAAGGAATTAGAACGAGTGCTGTTAAAGACGGAAATGACTGGATTTTGAATGGTAGTAAG GTTTTCATCTCAAATGGATATCTAGCGAACGTGAGCCTTGTTGTTGCCATAACGGATCCAAACGCAAAGAGTTTGGCGCACGGGATTAGTCTATTCTTGGTTGAAAGAGGAATGGAAGGCTACACAAGAGGGCAGCCTTTACAGAAACTTGGACAAAAAGCTGTA gacACGTGCGAATTATTTTTTGATGATGTTCGGTTGCCTCCAAGCGCTCTTCTTGGACAAGAGCATAAAGGTTTTTATCACCTAATGCAACAGTTACCAAGAGAGAGAATGCTAGTCGGATGTCTTGCTTTGGCACATAGCGAATACATATTTGAACAAACTAGAGACTTTCTCAAACTTAACGGTAGTTTGTTTGAATCACAG GAAATACAGCACAAACTTGCTGAATTTAAAACAGACATTTGCGTTGGAAGAAGTTTTGCTGATCAATGTATTCAGTTGTTTGAGGAAGGCAGACTTAGTTCTTCTAGCGCTTCTATGCTCAAGTATTG GTGTACGGATCTAACTAACAAAATTGTGAATGAGTGTGTACAACAACACGGTCAAAGTGGTTGCATGGCAGATAACAATGTAGCCCGTGCGTTTGTGGATTCTCGTATTCAATCAATTTATGGAGGAAGCAACGAAATCATGAAAGAACTTATTGCGAGAGATATTgtatcaaaaaaataa
- the LOC140040373 gene encoding myeloid differentiation primary response protein MyD88-like, giving the protein MKLLQTFKQILHRRPHRSYSETLVTSDTSDTSVVPQDHTMITSCSCPHLSIKAHTEADTSRSYECSDDSCSNSLKKNINDNIEELEKDYVFLNKPQDDISMNLPAATEACSIDSSIKSFDSLLSSPSSFDSSDNKASYSSECQSDNINQLVCVKPSSLICGSNCTDGESVYLSCVDCEENIQRPAYQRQTSNASSNCDVIEADYEPPVPIPFSEIPAVALSIKTRTQMSLHLNPPLPLGNDWKMLAGELGFEYLETENFNRKDDPTGSVINQWSTKGDSTFKKLLDALKFIERLDVINSVTKYMERDADAWRKKMEREANPFQQTPVSQFAAINYPNLPVTPENRGITLHDHPSGPIETFDAFVCFTIDDRQFVKEMMKHLESHPFNMKLCVAFRDLVPGAAWMTTSAELIGKRCKRMIVVLSPRFTESPECDFQAKFALSLTPGNRCKRIVPIMYESCSIPEILRFISVCDYTKTDLRPFFWERLAVALGLN; this is encoded by the exons ATGAAGTTGTTACAAACCTTTAAACAGATACTGCATAGACGTCCACACAGAAGTTACTCAGAAACATTAGTCACTTCTGATACTTCTGATACTTCTGTAGTACCTCAAGATCATACCATGATCACGTCTTGTTCTTGTCCACATCTATCAATAAAAGCACACACAGAGGCGGACACATCAAGAAGTTATGAATGCAGTGATGATTCATGCAGTAATTCActtaaaaagaatataaatgATAACATAGAAGAGCTTGAAAAGGATTATGTATTTTTGAATAAACCACAGGACGATATATCCATGAATTTACCAGCTGCCACTGAGGCATGTTCTATTGATAGTAGTATCAAGTCGTTCGATAGTTTATTATCATCGCCGTCTTCGTTTGATTCTAGTGACAATAAGGCATCATACTCTTCAGAATGTCAATCGGATAATATCAATCAATTAGTATGTGTGAAACCATCATCTTTAATATGTGGATCTAACTGCACTGATGGAGAGTCCGTATATCTTTCATGCGTTGATTGTGAAGAGAACATCCAAAGACCAGCCTACCAAAGGCAGACATCAAATGCGTCTTCAAACTGTGACGTCATTGAAGCGGATTATGAACCACCTGTACCCATTCCATTTTCTGAAATACCTGCAGTGGCACTTAGTATAAAAACAAGGACTCAAATGTCACTTCATTTAAATCCTCCTTTACCATTGGGCAACGATTGGAAAATGCTTGCCGGTGAACTGGGATTTGAATATTTAGAAACGGAAAACTTTAATAGAAAAGATGATCCTACAGGATCAGTAATAAACCAATGGTCAACAAAAGGAGATAGTACGTTTAAAAAATTACTCGATGCATTGAAATTTATCGAACGATTGGATGTTATCAACAGTGTTACAAAGTATATGG AGAGAGATGCAGATGCTTGGAGAAAAAAAATGGAACGAGAGGCAAACCCTTTTCAACAGACTCCGGTTTCACAAT TTGCTGCAATAAATTATCCAAATTTACCAGTGACACCTGAGAATCGAGGTATTACTCTCCATGACCATCCGAGTG GACCCATCGAAACTTTTGATGCATTTGTTTGCTTTACAATTGATGATCGTCAGTTTGTGAAAGAGATGATGAAACATTTGGAAAGTCATCCGTTTAACATGAAGCTATGTGTCGCATTTAGAGATCTGGTTCCAGGGGCAGCATGGATGACAACATCGGCGGAACTCATTGGAAAAAG ATGTAAGAGAATGATAGTAGTTTTATCACCACGATTCACCGAAAGTCCGGAATGTGACTTCCAGGCCAAGTTTGCGCTCAGCCTTACACCAG gaAATCGATGTAAAAGAATTGTTCCAATCATGTATGAATCGTGTAGCATTCCAGAAATATTGCGGTTTATTAGTGTATGTGATTATACAAAAACAGACCTTCGACCTTTCTTTTGGGAACGTCTAGCTGTAGCACTTGGTTTAAACTAA
- the LOC140039262 gene encoding uncharacterized protein → MVTSRVVSLKQLPKNQWLKKLTLQISEWPSPHALKEAELLWIRQGQAEINFNDHNIMKLDPVFDEKEGVYRVGGRIKNAPQSRHKGKPKKQKMADLPDFRVKPCSPPFSSTLVDYLGPVNVKLNKNTTTKGYCAVFTCAVTRAVSKILLPKRSYKHGTICIRGAPSLLVSDNGTCFRGADNTINELNLRLDETKIREQCQRYNVQWKFGPPGGPHHLGAVERMVQEVKKGMRQLVKADRLTFVEWETVFCQISGLINSRPLTAKSSSPLDHPPFTPNHFLIGRGDLQCPELVPYEEFHGNLRKRREICNSMMNGFWHRWMECIHKLSPRLKWQK, encoded by the exons ATGGTCACATCAAGAGTTGTGTCCTTAAAGCAGTTACCAAAGAACCAATGGTTAAAGAAGTTAACTTTACAAATTTCTGAGTGGCCTTCACCCCATGCATTGAAGGAAGCTGAGTTGCTTTGGATCCGACAGGGACAAGCTGAGATAAATTTCAATGATCACAACATCATGAAGCTAGATCCAGTCTTCGATGAGAAAGAAGGAGTGTACCGTGTTGGTGGACGGATTAAGAATGCACCACAGTC GAGACACAAAGGGAAGCCAAAAAAGCAGAAGATGGCTGACCTACCAGACTTCCGAGTGAAACCATGCTCACCGCCATTTAGTTCCACACTCGTAGACTATCTGGGCCCAGTTAACGTAAAACTGAACAAAAATACCACCACAAAAGGATATTGTGCAGTTTTTACATGTGCCGTAACTAGAGCTGTATCCAAGATCTTACTACCCAAGCGTTCCTACAAGCATGGAACGATTTGCATCAGAGGAGCACCATCTTTGTTGGTGAGTGACAATGGCACATGTTTCAGAGGGGCtgacaatacaataaatgaGTTGAATTTGAGACTAGACGAGACGAAGATACGAGAACAATGCCAACGTTATAATGTGCAGTGGAAATTTGGACCACCAGGTGGACCTCATCACCTAGGAGCTGTTGAGCGCATGGTTCAAGAGGTGAAGAAAGGCATGAGACAGTTGGTGAAAGCTGATAGACTAACATTTGTTGAATGGGAGACGGTGTTCTGTCAGATATCTGGTCTTATCAATAGTCGACCTTTGACGGCCAAGTCATCATCGCCCCTGGATCATCCGCCATTTACTCCTAATCATTTCCTGATTGGAAGAGGTGATTTACAGTGTCCGGAATTAGTACCGTATGAAGAATTCCATGGAAATTTGAGAAAACGGAGAGAAATTTGTAACTCTATGATGAATGGTTTCTGGCACCGATGGATGGAGTGCATCCATAAGCTCTCACCAAGACTTAAATGGCAGAAATAA
- the LOC140039621 gene encoding synaptic vesicle glycoprotein 2C-like, with product MHHTGGDQLASATAATNRSPARNNLKNGRTEAVEMEDVNSTVQYGIEGDSMLSTEEDTPLLNAEDEDDEREAKDGSGLSYDESIEIVGFGKFHILLLAVCGWANASDAVETLSISFILPSAKCEMDLSSFQLGVLSAAIFLGMMVGGYVWGALSDIRGRRSVLLWSLSCNALFGLLSSIAQSYWLFVLMRFLSGVGVGGATPVIFSYFGEFQPKKWRGAMISLLSMFWMCGNIIAAGIAWIIIPKSINNSSKGFSYTSWRVFISCCVVPAFTSVLTFIFMPESPKFLLENGQEDKALKAFKTMWLLNKGTRKGFKIFSLRSVASEDQIQQRVSLSSNLGWIAYYKDNLIGMLRSTAELFDKKLCKITILQLIIISTLSFGYYGLYIWFPVLFQQVEITGSACRVSNSSDTNDTCINGVVEYNPQVYKDSFYTAASNLPGNIIATCLIDVVGRRSLVSSSLILSGISVFFIWLVRNRTQVLIMSCIFGGISTIAWNSFNVLQVELYPTHLRSTAIGAIALANRLGAICSTLVFGALINVYCAVPIFMVAILMVFGGLLVWALPNTTRISLE from the exons ATGCACCACACTGGTGGTGACCAGCTCGCTTCGGCTACAGCTGCAACAAATCGTTCTCCCGCCCGAAACAATTTGAAGAACGGAAGGACAGAAGCAGTTGAAATGGAAGATGTCaatagtacagtacaatatGGAATTGAAGGAGACTCGATGTTATCAACTGAGGAAGACACTCCGTTGTTAAATGCTGAGGATGAAGATGATGAAAGAGAAGCCAAAG atggTTCTGGACTATCTTACGATGAATCAATTGAAATTGTTG GCTTTGGAAAGTTTCATATTCTGCTATTAGCAGTATGTGGTTGGGCAAACGCCAGCGATGCCGTTGAAACCTTAAGCATATCATTTATCTTACCATCTGCAAAATGTGAGATGGACCTTAGCAGTTTCCAGCTTGGCGTACTCAGTGCAGCTATATTTCTGg GAATGATGGTTGGTGGTTATGTTTGGGGTGCTCTGAGTGACATTCGAGGTCGTCGTTCGGTTCTGCTGTGGTCGTTGTCATGCAATGCCCTCTTTGGTCTGTTGTCGAGTATTGCACAGAGTTACTGGCTTTTTGTTCTTATGCGTTTTTTAAGTGGCGTTGG TGTTGGTGGAGCCACTCCAGTGATCTTCAGTTATTTTGGTGAATTTCAGCCTAAAAAGTGGCGAGGTGCAATGATAAGCTTACTGTCTATGTTTTGGATGTGTGGTAACATAATCGCAGCAGGAATCGCTTGGATAATTATTCCAAAAAGTATAAATAACTCAAGTAAAGGTTTTTCCTACACTAGCTGGCGTGTGTTTATTTCCTGTTGTGTTGTACCTGCTTTTACGTCAGTTTTAACATTCATTTTTATGCCTGAGAGCCCCAAGTTTTTACTTGAG AATGGTCAGGAAGATAAAGCACTAAAAGCATTTAAAACAATGTGGTTACTAAATAAAGGAACAAGAAAAGGATTTAAG attttttcCTTACGTAGTGTTGCAAGTGAAGATCAAATACAACAGAGAGTCTCACTATCAAGTAATTTAGGATGGATAGCATACTATAAGGACAATTTAATAGGAATGTTAAGGTCTACTGCAGAATTATTTGACAAGAAACTTTGTAAAATCACTATATTGCAGCTTATCATTATATCTACTTTATCATTTGG TTATTATGGATTGTACATCTGGTTTCCAGTGCTATTCCAACAAGTAGAAATAACAGGTTCAGCGTGTCGTGTCAGTAATTCTAGCGATACTAATGATACTTGTATCAATGGTGTTGTTGAGTATAACCCACAAGTATATAAAGATTCATTCTATACTGCTGCGTCAAATCTACCTGGTAACATAATAGCTACGTGTTTAATTGATGTTGTTGGTAGAAGATCACTCGTTA gTAGCAGCCTGATATTGTCAGGTATTTCAGTATTCTTTATCTGGTTGGTAAGAAACAGAACACAAGTGCTTATCATGTCGTGCATATTTGGTGGTATTAGTACAATTGCTTGGAATTCATTTAACGTCTTACAAGTGGAGCTTTATCCCACTCATCTCAG aTCCACTGCTATCGGTGCGATAGCCTTAGCTAATCGACTCGGTGCAATTTGTAGTACATTGGTTTTTGGTGCACTTATTAACGTTTACTGTGCAGTGCCTATTTTTATGGTTGCAATTTTAATGGTATTTGGTGGTCTACTTGTTTGGGCATTACCAAATACAACACGCATATCTTTAGAGTGA